The proteins below are encoded in one region of Drosophila santomea strain STO CAGO 1482 chromosome 2R, Prin_Dsan_1.1, whole genome shotgun sequence:
- the LOC120444615 gene encoding restin homolog isoform X8, with the protein MSDETSDSGGASAPLPSPVTADPEQGATASKLPGPIRSNIPTPAASATGIPQPSKMKAPSSFGSTGSVSKIGRPCCNHTTPKSGPPPRDHNSAVLTANTEQFIIGQRVWLGGLRPGQIAYIGETHFAPGEWAGVVLDEPNGKNDGCVSGKRYFQCEPKRGIFSRLTRLTTYPMSGAQTPTSPLAKNSPDRSRTVSPTASVRSSMLRSPGIGGKNGMAVGDRVIVSSGFGSRPGILRYLGETQFAPGNWCGVELDEPSGKNDGAVDDIRYFECKPKYGVFVPIAKVSLSPSSKKTRLSRTGSRESLTSIGTMNSIATTATSRMRMNAQRKSSTPVKPILATPKSQFSMQDLLREKQQHVEQLMVERDLDREDAQNQALQLQKNINELKARIVELESALGDERKKTEELQFSIDEAQFCGDEMNAQSQVYKEKIHDLESKITQLVSATPSLQSIPPPAPPSDDMTLKEEIVKLQEKMGIQQKEIESRIAEQLEEEQRLRENVKYLQEQNATLQTELVSKDEALEKFSLSECGIENLRRELALLKEENEKQAEEAQADFTRKLAEKSEEVLRVTSELQSLKAATDTLESERVNKTDECDILQTEVRMRDEQIKELAQQLDEVTTQLNVQKADSSALDDMLRLQKEGTEEKSTLLEKTEKELVQIKEEASKNQHEKEQLEKQLSELKQLAEQEKLVREKTETEVNQIALEKKTVEQQLALKQNELEEFQKKQSETEVYLREIKDINTQKDLELVESGESLKKIQQQLEEKTQAHEKLHADWEELKKNQETIIKQKEQELQQIESKSAESEGSLKAVQVQLEQLQKQATASGEEGSKTVAKLHDEISQLNSQAEETQSDLRSTQSNLEAKTKQLESANGSLIEEAKKSANLLEQIIKLKSEVEETQAALSSCHTDVESKTKQLEAANAALEKVNKDYAESRAEASHLQDQVKEITDTLHAELQAERSSSSALHTKLSRFSDELATGQKELTSKADAWSQEMLQKGKELQELRQQLQDSQDSQTKLKAEGERKEKAFEESNKNLQEEVTKAKMENLELSTSTQATIKDLQERLEINNVELQHKEKMASEDAQKIADLKTLVEAIQVANANISATNAELSTVLEVLQAEKSETNHIFELFEMEADMNSERLIEKVTGMKEELKETHQQLDERQKMFEELEEEFKQAQQSEQNLQQESLTSKEQLTELRQSVQELQDSVKQKEELVQNLEEKLRETSSIIEGQSTSSQEVQVKLEEAQRIEKMLLEEGTKLNDQLLQQQKTHVELSESLREKEELVQNLETKLKESSVQLESQTSCSKETQDKLLESQQKEKNLQEEAAKLSGELQQVQDANGEIKDSLVKVEELVKVLEDKLQAATSQLESQQAENRELQELLVKSQEKEGNLQGESLAVTEKLHQLEQANGELQESLGKKENSLKELEGKLRESGALLQSHLKSHNELQDKLEVAQQKERLLQEETSKLAEQLSQLKQANEELQKSLQQKQSLLEKGNEFDTQLAEYQKVIDEMDDASSVKAKLLEQLQSRVVELEAALHQANESQKTAYLETKELRRKLESLELEKSREILSLKSQMNGASSRSEKGDELESLDTETSLAKINFLNSIIADMQQKNDALKAKVQTLETLPMDFTKPHAFDVLTKRKPAPRLFCDICDEFDQHETEDCPIQASDDRDYSPPPSESNNNEKERKLPAPRKYCDSCEVFGHDTSECADDETY; encoded by the exons ATCACAACAGCGCCGTGCTGACAGCAAACACAGAGCAGTTCATCATTGGCCAGCGGGTTTGGCTGGGTGGCCTTCGCCCCGGACAGATTGCCTACATTGGAGAGACACACTTTGCACCCGGCGAATGGGCGGGTGTTGTTCTGGACGAACCTAATG GTAAAAACGATGGCTGTGTGTCGGGCAAAAGGTACTTTCAGTGCGAGCCGAAACGAGGCATTTTCTCACGCCTCACTCGTCTTACCACATATCCCATGTCCGGAGCCCAGACGCCGACCTCTCCATTGGCCAAAAACTCCCCGGACAGATCGCGCACGGTTTCCCCTACTGCGAGTGTTCGCAGCTCGATGCTTCGCAGTCCCGGCATTGGAGGCA AAAATGGAATGGCTGTGGGTGATCGTGTGATTGTGTCCTCTGGATTTGGCAGTCGACCTGGTATCTTACGCTATTTGGGAGAGACACAGTTTGCTCCCGGCAACTGGTGCGGTGTGGAATTGGATGAGCCTAGCGGCAAAAACGATGGAGCTGTGGATGATATAAG ATACTTTGAGTGCAAGCCCAAGTACGGGGTGTTTGTACCTATTGCGAAGGTTTCGCTGTCGCCGTCGTCCAAGAAAACGCGACTTTCGAGGACCGGATCAAGGGAGTCGCTCACCTCGATTGGCACCATGAACAGCATCGCCACCACGGCTACGTCGCGCATGCGCATGAATGCTCAG CGCAAGTCGAGCACGCCCGTTAAGCCAATTTTAGCGACGCCGAAAAGCCAATTTTCCATGCAG GATCTGCTGCGCGAGAAGCAACAACATGTGGAGCAGCTGATGGTGGAGCGCGACCTGGACCGCGAGGATGCCCAGAACCAggcgctgcagctgcagaagAACATCAACGAG CTGAAAGCAAGAATCGTTGAATTGGAGTCGGCACTGGGCGATGAACGAAAGAAAACTGAAGAGTTGCAGTTCTCCATAGACGAAGCCCAGTTTTGTGGCGATGAAATGAAT GCTCAGTCCCAGGTGTACAAGGAAAAGATCCATGATCTGGAGTCAAAAATCACACAACTGGTGTCAG CTACGCCAAGTCTACAAAGTATACCACCTCCCGCTCCGCCCTCAGATGATATGACGTTGAAGGAGGAAATTGTCAAGTTGCAGGAAAAGATGGGCATTCAGCAGAAGGAGATTGAATCGCGGATTGCGGAACAGCTGGAAGAGGAGCAGCGATTgagggaaaatgtgaaataccTACAGGAACAGAACGCCACTCTACAGACGGAGTTGGTGTCCAAAGATGAGGCCCTGGAGAAATTCTCCCTCTCGGAGTGTGGTATCGAGAATCTCCGGAGGGAACTTGCACTTCTCAAGGAGGAAAACGAAAAGCAAGCTGAGGAGGCTCAGGCTGATTTCACCCGAAAACTGGCCGAGAAATCCGAAGAGGTGTTAAGAGTAACCTCTGAACTGCAGAGCTTGAAAGCAGCAACCGATACCCTGGAAAGCGAAAGGGTTAACAAAACCGATGAATGCGACATTCTTCAAACCGAAGTCCGAATGCGGGATGAGCAAATCAAAGAGCTTGCCCAACAACTTGATGAGGTTACCACACAACTCAATGTACAAAAAGCGGATAGTTCCGCTCTGGATGATATGCTTCGGTTGCAAAAGGAAGGCACTGAAGAAAAGTCGACTCTTTTAGAGAAAACCGAAAAGGAGCTAGTTCAAATCAAAGAAGAAGCTTCGAAAAACCAACACGAAAAAGAACAACTTGAAAAACAGTTATCAGAGTTAAAGCAATTGGCAGAACAGGAAAAACTAGTCAGGGAAAAGACTGAAACTGAAGTCAATCAAATAGcattagaaaaaaaaaccgtaGAACAGCAATTGGCATTAAAACAAAACGAACTTGAGGAATTCCAAAAGAAACAGTCAGAAACAGAAGTTTATCTTCGGGAAATCAAAGATATTAATACCCAGAAGGATTTAGAATTAGTTGAATCTGGTGAGTCCCTTAAAAAAATTCAACAGCAATTAGAGGAGAAAACGCAAGCCCATGAAAAACTGCACGCTGATTGGGAAGAGCTAAAGAAAAATCAAGAGACGATCATAAAGCAAAAGGAACAGGAGCTACAGCAAATCGAAAGCAAGTCTGCTGAATCCGAAGGTTCTTTAAAGGCCGTACAAGTTCAACTAGAGCAACTTCAGAAACAGGCCACCGCATCTGGAGAAGAGGGATCCAAAACTGTAGCAAAATTGCACGATGAGATTAGCCAGCTTAATTCCCAGGCTGAAGAAACTCAGTCTGATTTAAGATCTACGCAATCGAACTTGGAAGCTAAAACCAAACAATTGGAGTCTGCAAATGGCAGCCTAATAGAGGAAGCCAAGAAGTCCGCCAATCTGCTGGAACAGATCATCAAACTTAAATCTGAAGTGGAGGAGACGCAGGCAGCACTCAGCTCATGTCATACGGATGTGGAATCCAAAACTAAGCAACTTGAGGCCGCAAATGCAGCTTTGGAAAAGGTCAACAAG GACTACGCGGAATCCCGAGCGGAGGCTTCTCATCTGCAGGATCAGGTGAAGGAAATCACCGATACGCTGCATGCTGAGCTTCAAGCTGAACGTTCGTCCTCCAGCGCTCTCCACACTAAGTTGTCCAGGTTCTCGGATGAATTAGCTACCGGTCAAAAGGAACTGACGAGCAAGGCCGATGCTTGGAGCCAGGAGATGCTGCAAAAAGGGAAAGAGCTGCAGGAGCTGCGACAGCAACTTCAAGATAGTCAAGACTCGCAAACAAAGCTGAAAGCAGAGGGAGAACGGAAAGAAAAGGCTTTCGAAGAATCTAATAAGAATCTTCAAGAAGAAGTCACTAAGGCCAAGATGGAGAATCTAGAGTTAAGCACTAGCACACAGGCGACCATAAAAGACCTGCAGGAGCGTTTGGAAATCAACAATGTGGAGCTTCAGCACAAGGAAAAAATGGCTTCCGAAGATGCGCAAAAAATTGCCGACCTTAAGACCCTTGTGGAAGCCATCCAGGTGGCTAATGCCAATATATCAGCTACCAATGCGGAGCTCTCCACCGTATTGGAGGTTCTTCAGGCGGAGAAAAGCGAAACGAATCACATATTCGAGCTCTTTGAAATGGAAGCGGATATGAATTCAGAGCGGCTGATTGAAAAAGTTACTGGGATGAAGGAGGAACTAAAGGAAACCCATCAGCAACTGGATGAGCGACAAAAAATGTTCGAGGAGCTCGAAGAGGAATTCAAGCAAGCTCAGCAAAGTGAACAAAATTTGCAACAGGAGTCTCTGACTTCTAAGGAGCAACTTACTGAATTACGACAGTCTGTGCAAGAACTTCAAGATTCAGTAAAGCAAAAGGAAGAACTTGTCCAGAACCTGGAAGAAAAGCTGAGGGAAACCAGTTCCATCATAGAAGGCCAAAGCACTTCCTCTCAGGAAGTACAAGTAAAGCTAGAAGAAGCTCAAAGGATTGAAAAGATGCTACTTGAAGAGGGTACCAAATTGAACGACcaactgctgcagcagcaaaagacCCATGTCGAACTGTCTGAATCCCTTAGGGAAAAAGAAGAACTTGTACAGAACCTAGAgacaaaattaaaagaaagcAGTGTTCAGTTGGAAAGCCAAACTTCTTGCTCAAAGGAAACCCAAGATAAATTGCTGGAGTCACAGCAGAAGGAGAAAAACTTGCAGGAAGAGGCTGCTAAATTATCCGGTGAGCTGCAGCAAGTACAAGACGCCAATGGAGAAATAAAGGATTCGTTAGTAAAAGTGGAGGAACTAGTTAAGGTGTTGGAGGATAAACTCCAAGCAGCCACCTCCCAGTTAGAGTCCCAGCAAGCGGAAAATAGGGAACTCCAGGAGTTGCTAGTGAAATCTCAAGAGAAAGAGGGAAATTTACAAGGAGAATCTCTGGCAGTCACAGAGAAACTACATCAACTGGAGCAAGCAAATGGGGAGCTTCAGGAGTCTCTAGGTAAAAAGGAGAACAGTCTTAAGGAACTTGAGGGGAAACTTCGAGAAAGTGGTGCTTTATTACAAAGTCATCTGAAAAGCCACAACGAACTTCAGGATAAGTTAGAAGTGGCCCAGCAAAAGGAGAGGCTTCTTCAAGAGGAAACATCTAAGTTGGCGGAGCAACTGAGCCAATTAAAGCAGGCTAATGAGGAGCTCCAGAAATCCCTTCAGCAAAAACAGTCACTTTTAGAAAAGGGTAATGAATTCGACACCCAGCTGGCAGAATATCAGAAAGTTATCGACGAAATGGATGATGCTTCCTCCGTTAAAGCTAAGCTGCTGGAACAGCTTCAAAGTAGAGTTGTGGAACTGGAGGCCGCACTTCATCAAGCCAACGAGTCCCAAAAGACTGCTTATTTGGAAACTAAGGAACTGAGGCGCAAGCTAGAGTCGCTGGAACTGGAGAAGTCCAGGGAGATTTTGAGCCTTAAGTCTCAGATGAATGGAGCGAGCAGTCGGTCCGAAAAGGGAGATGAACTAGAG TCGCTGGACACCGAAACCAGTCTTGCCAAAATCAACTTCCTGAACTCAATTATTGCTGACATGCAGCAGAAAAATGATGCACTCAAGGCTAAGGTGCAGACCCTTGAAACCTTGCCAATGGATTTCACCAA ACCTCATGCCTTCGATGTCCTGACCAAGCGCAAGCCGGCTCCCAGACTTTTCTGCGACATCTGCGATGAGTTTGATCAGCACGAGACAGAAGACTGTCCAATCCAGGCTAGCGATGATCGGGACTACTCCCCACCGCCTTCCGAGTCCAATAACAACGAGAAGGAACGGAAGCTGCCGGCACCCAGGAAATACTGTGATTCCTGCGAGg TTTTTGGCCACGATACTAGCGAATGTGCCGATGATGAAACCTATTAG